Part of the Nicotiana sylvestris chromosome 2, ASM39365v2, whole genome shotgun sequence genome, gaagttaatctcaatacttccttttccagcaacatctgccgcaacatggtttcccatcaagacttgttcagaatcctgcacttctgcatatgtcttgaacatcttcttgtcataacagacatgaatagtagcacccgaatctagccaccagtCTTGTGTATTTGTAGCAGCGGTAGCCACATTCAACTCTGTGACCATACCAATTTGCATTGCCGAAACCATGGCAACCAATCCTTGGGCAGAATTTTCCACTACGTTTGCCTTTTCagaatttccagattttttaATCTTTCCAGACTTTTCGGTATTGCCTGtattgaaatttattcctgtctttctatatctgcagtcctgaatcatatggcctttctttccacaatgatgacaactaaagttctttctctttttaaaaaagactttttggaaactttcagatgtttgttcccacttcctgaatcattctgactgacaaaattgactgcgaaactcgaaggctgactaatagcatcacgagcacgagtctcactttcaatttgaatgtgagtacgaaattgttccacagtcattttatccatagaatgtaggattttctttctatagtcattccaagaggaaggcaatttcgaaagaatagcacctatttgaagtgcatcaggaattttaacttcaagatcacttagttttgatactaagatttgcagttcatgaatctgatccattataggcctagtatcaaatattttaaattcaaagtactgcagagccaggaatttgtcaatacctcgtttttcattctggtatgcagtttgtagagcagaccaaatctctcttggcgacttcagattgcaataaagatcatagagtcgatctgtcaaagtattcagaatatggtcgcgacacaacagttcatcatgttctcgtttcttcctttcttccttgactACGTCAGAATCTTCTGTTGTGGGATCAGGCATCGGAGGCAaggcagaatcaagaacatagtagatattgagagcggacaacaagaatatcatcttGTATCTCCAATGGGTAAAGTTCGTTCCATCAAAGCGATCAAGTTTGATAAACTCCTTCGGATTCTCAACAACAGACATCAATTTCTCCATAGCAgaataactctttaagattgttagaaaataataatcaaaattggctttgaggcgtgaaaatcgattgtccttaaagagttatcgtctgtatactaatttagggaaaatacaaaacgattctcttcaggatacaacaaagcctgcaataacacttgtgattttctatatatcatttcgttggaattcttgtgtatttataggcaaccaacagaccctttcagaaaagatgtcttgtttcacaaacagacacgactatttatttgaattttgaatttaaaattcaaataaatttgatttttctgttaaaaaataattaactttaggatctcgtgcctattgagtcaatctcgtgcctgttgagtcaatctcgtgcctgttatgcgctatttcataatgatcagttccgaggctaacaggcacggtacgagAAAGAAACGtcccacttccaacttgccaataacaaactatcttacataCGCCAAGGCAATGGAAGTTCTAGAACTGTTTGTGACAGCCTGCAGAGCACATGGTTGTTTTTACTTCCTTGATTTTCTTCTTAATGTCAACTCTTGGGTTCTTTCTCTTGTAGAACTTCTGCATGATTATTTTATCATGGTCTTATTCAATTGCATCCACACTTGGCTTATGACCAGCATGCATTTGTTCTAGGAAGTTTCTACCAGCATGTATCTCATCCTCTCAAGCTTCCCTGCATATTCCAAGTCGTTTGCACGGATCACATTGATTCTGGGAAAGATAACTGCAGTTGAAGAAACAAGACACATACAGAAGAAAATACATCAACAAGAGTAACtagaaagaaaaataatggaaaCTTCAATTAGTGACCATTAAGAAATCAACGAGTAGGACATCACAACTCATGCAGAAGAGGTTATAATTGGGGGAAGCAGCTCATAAATGAATAGAAAGAAAATGAGTAATATCTGAATCAGGAAGTTGAGGACCAACTCACTGAAAGGAATGCAAACTATTTGAACTTCACACATAACACTCTTTGAAGGGGTCAGTATTCTATTCCAAGAATAATGTTAGTTTGGAAACTAAGCAAATTGTCATTTAGCAAGGAATCTACAATAACTAAGTATTTTCCTATACATCAATAGTATCCGAGTCCAAAAAGTGAAAATGTCTCAAAGAACTATCTAATATAATTCGAGTGTATTGAAGACCTTCATGCTCAGGTACCTTTGTAGAATAATATGCTCCAGCTGCACATGCCAAAACACTTGTGGccaaaaatgttgttgaggcagCTAGTCCATGACAATCCCGACGGACAGGAGTTTCGATTTGCCCCGCTCTAACTCTTTAATCCACCTGTCTTGCCAAGTCCCTGAAGGCTCCCCTAGAGGCTTAGCCCTCTTACTCCACTCGAGTCTAAAGTTAAACAGCTTTTAGGGACTTGCCAGTGATCAAGAGTAGCAATTTGATATGCCATATATAAACCCGACAAACATTCTAAACCCacccaaagtaaaagaaatacatGGTAACCAGATGTATGACACAGAAGACTTCCTCATCAACAATCTATGCTCTTCTGTTGCCTCTATCGATCAATCAACTATTCTCAATCCTAAATTAGTTGGGTTGCCATATGAATCTTCTGTAACCTCCGGCTCCATTTTGTCTatattatttcaatattaaataaattatctTTTTAGGCAAACTAGAGGTTCTTCAAATCTCACACTTATCCGGCACTGACACACAAGTTCCTGACCAAACTAGAAAAAAACTTGGTAAACAAACACCTGACCCAATGTAAGAGTGACAGAACAAATAAACCATAATTCTAATTAGTACTCCTTCAGTTCCAATTTATTGAACGTGTTTGACTGGGCATGGAattaaagaaaaattgaaaactttaagaaatttGCGGTcataaacaagtcaaaaaggagcccagagtatttgtgtggttataaaaatatCTCATTAAGAGTAGAATTggaactttaagctaaattgtttctaaatttagaaagagGTCATTCATTTttaaacggaccaaaaaggaaataggttcacataaactgaaacggaTGAATATCTCCTTGTCTTTGCATTGCGGATAAATAGATTTAATGGGCACACTTTTCTTATTTATGTGATATCTTCCGGTATAATAAAAATCTAATGATGTTGCTGGGAAAGAAAAAAGCTACTCCTAAGCATTACCTTTGAACCTCAATAAAGTGTACCTAGCACATGAAGCGAAACCTTTGCCTGAAACTTGTATATGGGAAGAAGCACATTTGTTCGATTCAAGCTCTAGAGAACAGAGAAAACGAAGTGAGGAAGAAGAGAAATCAGAATTGTGTTCTTCTGTTAATTGTCGATCAATACAAGGCTGCACTATATAGTGCTAATACCTCTAACTCCACTAACTAATTAACAGCTCACTCACAGCTGTCAAAACAGCCACTAACAACTAACTAATATCAACTAACTTTAAACAACTCCCCTCTACTTTTATGTGTACAATTTGGTCCCTCATATCCCAAGACTCTCCCTCAAGGTGGAGAGTAAAATACATTGAAAACTCCTAGCTTGGAAAGAAGAAAACAGTGTTGCGCAACAGCAAGTCCTTTTGCCATGATGTCTGCCAGCTGAAGTTTTGTTGAGATATGATGAGGCATGAGCAGTCCATTTTTTATCTTCTCCCGGACAAAATGACAATCAAGTTCTATATGTTTTGTTCGTTCATGAAATATAGGATTTGCTGCGATTTGGAGAGCAGCTTTGCTGACACATTAGAGATCAACTAGTTGCTGTAAATCGACATTCAATTCCTTTAACAACCCAACTAGCCAAGTGATATCAGCTGCTACTACTACAAGACTCATATACTCAACTTCAGCTGAGCTACGACTTATTGCCTACTGCTTCTTGGACTTCCATGATAGCAAAGACTCCCCCAGTTTTATAACATATCCAGTAATTGACCTTCGTGTATTTGGACATGCTGCCCAATCAGAATTACAGTAGGCAGTGAGATGAGAGATAGGACTCATCTTTAGGAATATACCAAGCCCAGGTGAGCCTTTGATGTACCTGACTACTCTAAGTGCAGCATCCATGTGAGATTGTTTTGGATGTTGTATGAACTGACTTAGCACTTACACAGCAAAACAAATGTCAGGACGTGTGATGGTCAAATAGAGCAGTTTTCCCACTAACGTCTGGTAACTTGCTATATCCTGCAATTCTTCATCTCCATTGTGTCCTACATATTTGTCATACTTTGTGGTAGTCAGTTTTTGATTTGTCTCAACATGAGTAGAAGCAGGTTTAGCTGCAGCTAATCATGTGGTAgaaatcaactccaatgcatattttctttgatttagcaGTAGGCCCTTATCTGATCTCATTACTTCTATAACCAAAAAATATCTAAGTTCCCCTAAATCCTTGACCTTGAATTTGGTATGCAAAGTACTCTTGGCCTCTTCTACTAAGGACATGTTGCTACCTGTGATTAAAAGATCATCAACTTACACCAAGATGACAACAATGTCCTGTCTTGATTGCTTAGTAAATAAGGGGTGATCATTTGTACTCTGCTGGTATCCTGCTCCTACTAAGGCATATGTGAGCTTAATGTTCCATTGTCTCAAAGTCTGTTCCAAGCCATAGAGTGATTTCACTAGTCTGGCGACTTTATTCTCCCCTAGATTTGGAAACCTTGTGGCAAGAGCATGTACACTTCCTCATATAAATCACCCTATAGGAATAAATTGTTGACATCCATTTGATATAGGATCCACCCTTTTGAGGCTGCTATGCTAAGGACAGTTCTCACAGTTACCATTTTTGCAACTGGAGAAAATGCCTCATGGTAGTCTAACCCTTCTTGTTGAGTGTATCTTTTTGCAACCAGCTGTGACTTGAACCTCTCAACCTCACCATTTAACTTGTATTTGATTTTGAATACCCACTTAGAACCAATTGGCTTCTTACCTTCTGGCAAGTCTACCACCTCCAAGATGTGATTTTCTTCAAGTGCTTTAAACTCTTGGTTCATAGCTTCTATCCACCTTGGATCATGTGCAGCTTCCTTGAAAGATTATGGCTCAGTTAAGACTGAAAAAACACTAAGATAGGACTGATATGCAGGAGATAAATTATCATAGGAAATGGCATTAGAAATTGAGTAGGGATTGTTAGTGTGTGTCTTAACAGTAGTGATGTAATCCTTAAGCCAAATGGAAGGCTTTCCTTATCGACCAGACTTCCTAGTTTCCACATCTGcagatgcttgttgaggtctctATCAAAATTGCACAGTCCCATTACCGTTGCCAAACGTTCAAAAACTGATGAAGACAGTTTTTTTAGCAATAATGCAACTATAAGTGGTGTCCAATTGGCAGGTGAATGCAATTATGCGTGGGTCAAATGGTCATACTAGGATTTCTGCATGAGGTAATTGGAAAACAGGTTGCATCTCTTTTTAGCAATTAATAAAAGAATACTCTATCACTTGCTTCCTCTGTTGGATCTAAAGAATGCTCCTGAGCTTCTATTGCCTTAACTGCTTGTTCAGATTCTATTGGTTCTGAAGAATGTTGTTGGATTTCTGTTGGCTCAGTTGCTTGGTCATCAATAAAATTGTCATTTATTTGATCTACACTCTTATTCTCTCCATCTGATATGACATTGTCTAAAACTTTTGCATCATTTGTGATTTTTCCTACTATAGCAGTAGTGTCTTTAATCTATGGCTGAATGTTCTGAGATGTAGGTGGAATCACAGTTGGATGTGATTGTTGCATCTCTTCTTCCTCCAATCAATTTTGAGAAGTAAAAAATCCTCTACATCATCTAGACATATAGTATTGCTAAAAAGAAAAATCTTCTATTTGAACACCACATCCCTACTAACAAATATTCTCCTATTCTCAAGATCATATAGCCTATAACCCTTTGAGTTTCTGAATATCCAATAAGTACAGTCTTTCTTGCTTTGACTGTAAATTTATCACCCTTATGTAGGTTATTTGCATAGCGCAAATAACCAAATACCCTTAAGTGATCAACCTTAATTGGTTTTCCATATAATAACTCATAAGGTGATTTACCTTATAACACACTAGTAGGCAACTTCTTTATCAAATATACTGCAGTTCTTACACAGTCACCCCAGAATCTTCTAGGAACTGCACTTTGAAATTTTAAGGCTATTGATACCTCCAAGATATGCCTGTATTTTCGTTCAACCACCCCATTTTGTTGTGGGGTATATGGACAACTACTCTGATGTATTATTCCAAGAGAAGCAAATAAAGTATTGCATTGAGAATTGAAAAATTCAGTACCATTATCTGATCTAACAACCTTCACAGTGATTTCAAACTGAGTCTTTATCATAGCAAAGAAGTTCTTTATTACAACAACTACTTCACACTTAGATTATATTAAGCATACCTAAGTAAATATGCTATAGTCATCTACAATTATAACAAAATAGAGTTTTCTATCATATGTAGGTACCTTATAAGGTCCCCAAACATCCATGTGAATAGGCTGGAAACAACCTATTAACCTAGTACTACTAGTAGGAAATTGTAATCTATACTGCTTTGCCAAAGGACATACTTCACAATTGTCCTGCATTCCAGTATGTGTTTTATTCCTCAATGCTGAAATATGTTCCATAGACTTTGCTGATGCATGGCCTAGTCTCAAATGACGTAGTCTTGTatcttcatattcctttaagaAGCTTGTTGTTGTTATTAGTAGGTTCTCTTTTATCAAGTACAATCTATTATTTTCTCTATCAATCCCCATCACCTTGCCATTGTAGAGCCCCTGAAATATGCAGAAATCAGGGTAAAAACCTACTGAGCAACACAATTGCTTAGTAAGTTTAGATATTGATAATAGATTAAATTTAAAATCTGGTACATATAGAACTCCTTCAATAGTTTTGTCTCCTAACACTACTGCATCTCATGTATGTGTTATGTTTGCCTTATAGCCGGTTGGTAACTGTAGTCCATCTGTTTTATTGTCTACTCTTTGAAGATTACTTAGAGCATTCTTGCAATGTGTCACATGATGTGTCGCACTTGAGTCAACTATCCAAACATGATCATTAGCAGCTACATTTGTTATTAAAGCAATAATACCTGCAATATTTGTAGAACAGTCACTTGTGTTTGTTTTCTGCAATAAATTTAACAATTCTTTATATTGTTCCTCGGTAAAGAAATTTCTTTGAGTTGGCATCATAACTTCTTGCTTCATCTCATTGGTGGTTGCATTGTTTACATAGGTCTTTCCTCCTGAGTTTTTGCCTTTCTTCTTGCTTTTGAAATCTGGTGGATACCCTACTATCTTGTAACAATTCTCCTTGAGGTGTCCTTTATAACCACAGTAATCACAGACTAATCCTAGCCTTTTTGTCTAAACTCATGACTCTTTCCTGCCATCATTGTGAGTGGATCCTTCAATGTGTCTGTAACCCCCATAGTTCTTTGGCTTTCCTCGTCTGTGTCTATTGTATAAGCCTCATTCACAGTGATTACAGGCCTATTAGCTAAAATATTGCTCCTAATATTTCCATAGCTTTCATTCAACCCCATGAGAAATTGCAGTAATCATATGTTTTTTAATAACTCTATAGATGGCCTAGATTCTTCACAATCACATGATGCTAAATGTGCAATTACATCCAATTCATCCCACAAATCTTTTATTTTAGAATAGTAGCTAGTAACTGAATCAGTCCCATGTCTCAGAGTTGCAATAGCAGTCCATAGATGATAGATCCTAGTTAGATTTGATCTATCAAATCTCTCCTGAAAATCAACCCAAACCTTTCTTGCATTCGATGCATATATGATGCTAGCCATCAATTCATTAGAAACAGTACTACCAATCCATGAAAGAACAATTGCATTACATTTCTCCCATTGTTCTGCCAATTTACCTTTATACATGATTTTCACACATGATCCATCCACAAATCCCAACTTGCTCTTTCCTAGGAGTGCCAATTTCATCGGTCTACTCCACAGCGCAAGTTTTCTAGGCCCGTGAGCTTGAGCGGAATTAAAACTAACCCCGGTGCATCTGAAGCTTGCAGAAACAGTGGATGATTATGATTTAGAGAATTGACTTCACTCTCCGCCATAGCTGTTAAGAAATCGAGCTCAGAAAGCTTGGATCTCGCCGGAGATTGACCGAATTACAGTAtacgctctgataccatgttcgATTCAAGCCCTAGAGAATAGAGAaaatgaagtgaggaagaagagaAATCAGAATTGTATTCTTCTATTAATTGTCGATCAATACAATATTGCACTATATAGTGCTTATACCCCTAACTCCACTAACTAATTAACAGCTCACTCACAGCTGTCAAAACAGCCACTAATAACTAACTAATATCAACTAACTCTAAACAACTCCCCTCTACTTTTATTGTGTACAATTTGATCCCTCATATCCCAAGAACATTCCAGGTCCcattaccaacttccaaaatgcGAAAAGAGAGACGATTTCCAATTAATCTGGCAAAGAAAATACATAGGTAaggatttaaaagaaacatataGATTATGAACTTGAGGTGCGTTCTACCCCTCCTTATatatcattaattaaataaatatctAAAATTTTAAATAACAACTCCGTTGTAGTCTAGTCGGTTAGGATACTCGGCTCTCACCCGAGAGACCCGGGTTCAATTCCCGGCAACGGAAatctctccttttttctttctaattttcaTGTATCACAAACAAACGATTTATGGACGTATTAGCTGTTTGTCGTCATCattaaaatagaaaacaaaaatcaTTTTGAAAGATAAATTTCTGATTTCGACCCATTATGTATCGAATAAATACCTTAAGGAGCCTCTTAACATTTACctcttttttaaatttttcataaTATCCTTGTATTGTGATAAGAAGTAGTCCTCGTTGTTGGGCAAGGCAAATAGAGTACAAAGCACATGGTATATAATATAAATTTTAAGTTCTAAATATAATACAATACTTTTTTTTTGCAATaaatctatctatatctatactatattaaaagcacgaaagctcttagcgaaatatcgtttgcCTTTTTTATTCCTTAAAAATAAACTTTACCTAATATTTTAAGATAAgctaaattttatttattaaatatttttcctTTAAGGTATCTAAAAACTCCTAATATTTACGAATCTAATTTGAGTAAAATTTTACTTATAAatattttttccttatttaaatcgTGTaacaatctttctcaaatttgaCTCTTTCATGTTTACAAGTTTTAACACTTTTGGAATTATAACAAAAGACTTTTGCAAGTTTCTGCCTTCGTTTTAATTTTGTAGGAATCATTAGCATTTTTCAATGTTAATCCAAATTTTTACATGTGCACAACGAGTTTAACTTGACTTATAAATTTGCTATTTTTAATATAAATCTTTTAATCATTAATGATGGATAACATGTAAGTTATATCTTATGTCAGATATTATATCATTCAAATTATATTTATAACattaaaactttaaaattaactaACATTTTgctattaatttttatttatttggaTTATTCGGAGGGAGTTCTAATATTTAGAAATTCAACATCGAATAAAATTTTAACTTATATAACTTATTTTCTTATCTGAATTGCGTAAAATAATCTTTAGTCAAATTCATATcctaagaaaaaaagaaaaaatttaaatTCAATTCCTTATTTATCAAGATCTAATAACAATCGTGAATATTGAATATCACCAAACTAAGTTGCACATACtttaataatttttctttggatcAAAGAATAACCGAGAATATCAAGATATATTATCTTCGCTTTTGGTTGAAAAATTCGATCAAAAATTATTATATCATCAGttcaaatgagaaaaatgagtttGGATATAATGACGATCAAGGAAACCAAAAATAACAAAGTCAACAAAGAATAAGTAAGAAATTATTGTTTGGATATAATATCGGTcgcttttttactttttatttgttGATTTCACACGGGACTAAATTGTTATTTAcgttatttttctaatatttaggaatttgaaatcctaatatttaggagtttgaaattttaaaaatagGTTGATCATTAATGCTTTCTATATTTTAACTAAGTAAAAACTACTATTATGTAGCAactcaaaatatatataaatcccTAGCCCAATAGTTTGAACTTTATAAATATTTCTAAAATATACTACTTACCAAGTTGCCCCATTTATACCAACCACTCGATTTTCTCTTCCTCTTCTAATTCTATAATGCTTATGAATGTTCTTTATAGTATTTGGTGATGAAAAGTTAGTATACTCCCTAATTTTAGTGATGTAAAGGTTAAACCTCAAGGTCTTTAAAAGTATATCCTTCCCAAATCCATAAAAGAAAAAAGTGAATAAGAAGATTTGTTGAAAAAGAGAATTAACTAATATAACTGTTAAGTTACATGATAATTTTATTACCATTAATAATCTGGAACTTATAGTAAAAAATTTTAGAGTTTAAACGAGAGATAAAGAGACGTGATCGACAAGAGTTAATGACActaataattatgcaaatatGATGATCCAAAGTAAAATATTTGATAGAcattttaccctttaaaaataattttttattggaTAAAATTATAACTATAGTTGAAAATGTAAAATTCTAGACGATTTCATactaaaatatgaataaaaataaatgatttcTTAAATAAATACTTGAGTTTTTAGAACTAATAGCAAAattaagtcatttcacttcttttaaaACTATTCATATacgaaaaattatttttcaagttgataaaactcatatggtacataaatttatttttataagaAAAATATTGGTGAAAAGAGAAATTAGAGATAGAGCAAACTTGAAGCGACAAGGATAAAATATTAGAAGATAAAACGTATTCTAAATGAGTTGTAATTTTTCATCATTCATTATAAAGAATGGTAACTCCTTATATTTTTTATACATTACTTCTTGTAAAATACTAACTCAACATTAGCGGAGGCAAatgagaaaaaaataataataagacatTTGAGAACTTATGTGATGGTAGATTACTTTTTCTAATTTGTATTTTACAACTCAAACATATTATGTGGTATATATAAGAAAGATAGAGAGAGAGATTTTCTCAAAATCGTATATTCACAAATATAGTATACACGCGTAAAGTGTGTACCCTAAAactagttattataaaagcatgaatattaAAACACTAAATGTTGAATGACTAAAATATCCTTAAAATATTAATTGAATTTTATGTCCTTGAAAATTTAAAGTA contains:
- the LOC138885133 gene encoding uncharacterized protein, yielding MKLALLGKSKLGFVDGSCVKIMYKGKLAEQWEKCNAIVLSWIGSTVSNELMASIIYASNARKVWVDFQERFDRSNLTRIYHLWTAIATLRHGTDSVTSYYSKIKDLWDELDVIAHLASCDCEESRPSIELLKNI